In Osmerus mordax isolate fOsmMor3 chromosome 16, fOsmMor3.pri, whole genome shotgun sequence, the genomic stretch ATTAGATTAGATGGACATTGTGAAACTAGCAGACAGTACAAATGGAGTCAATAACAGACAACACCCACACCCGTCTGTGATGCATGCAAGGGTGCTATACAGCTACAAAGCCACTAGGCGGCAATATGACCCACACACGTATTGTTGCTAAACGCCACTCTTGTGTGTAAAGAGGCAGCTCCCACTATGAGAAAAGCTTTGTTCTCTGGTATTGGTAGCCTTGCAGTGCACAGTGATGAGTCACTCAGTTACAAAGGATACTGCCTTCAGGGTTAGCATCATCCAAGCTCTCCATCCCAGGTAAGGCTGCTGCAACACGACGAAAgagctaaagagagagggggggggggggaatagagaggcagaaagagagaaagatgtgagATCCGGAAACTGAACATCCTGTTGCAGAAAAGACATATTACTGAGGGTATCACCTGTTTGACATTGCAGCCTGTCTTGGCACTGGTCTCAATGAACATGACATTCAGTTCTTTGGCTCTCTGTTCTCCTTCTTCAATGGTGATTTGCCTGTTGGAGAAGATACTGGGAATTCAGATATTCACTGAAAATAAACAATCAATAAACAACATGCGGTAGATTATGGATGCAGAAGAATGTCAGAATATAACAAATAAACATGTTCTTGTATCAGCATCAATACtggcctcttctcctccagatcGGTCTTGTTTCCCACTAACATAATAATcacatcacttcctctctcgGTCCTAACATCATCAATCCACTTAGAGGTCTGCTGGAAAGAGTTTACATCTGTGGAAGAAATACACCATCTTTAGCTAGAGCCTacgctattgtgtgtgtgtgtttgtgtgtttataaaagagaaagatagagagatagagagccagAGTCAAagccagagatagagagaaaaagagacaaagagaaaaagggagagagagaaaccaagagagagaaactgagagagagagaaagagagagagagagagaaagagagaaagagagaaagagagaaagagagatagagagagagagagagagcgagagagggagagagagagagggagagagagagaggggaagacacatCACTCACTCGTGATATCGTACACCACCACGGCGACGGTGGAGTCTCGGATGTAGCTGGGGATGAGGCTCCTGAAGCGCTCCTGTCCAGCCGTGTCCCACAGCTGCAGCCTGACCTAAACATCAGCCGGGGTTAGAGTCATGCAGAGCCCGGCTAAGAGCTGGGGCCACAGTGCTCAGACCCAGCTTCAACCCAGCTCCAAGAAGCACATGACCCCATTGGAAAATGCGGAATACACATGCAGGTGTTATGAGTGTGAAGATGCCTTTGTTGGCTCTTAAAAAGAACAGCAAATCATCAATTCGAATGACAAACCGACTCAAACCAAGTTATTCTTTGTGTGTTGTTTTAAGTACGGTTCTGGTTTCTTACTGTGCGGTCCTCCAAGTACATGGTCTTTGATAAGAAGTCAATCCCAATGGTTGCCTGGAAAAAAGGGCCAAAAACATGGTATTAAGCTACCCCAACATACAGCATACGATAACATGAGAGCAAGCACACACGTTTCTTTTCAAATCTTGTCCATTTGGAGAACACTTTTTCATGTGGTAGGCCTTCACATGTCATGGAAGAATTTGAGACAGGAACAGTATTACGAAACTGACCTGATATGTGTTGTCGAAGCTGTCATACATGAATCTGGTGATCAGAGAGGTTTTCCCCACTGAAAGAAAACACAGCAGTATATGAAGGTCAGACAGCAGAGCTTCCCTCCCTGCCTACCAGCTAGAAGCATCCAGGGACAGATCACTATTCAGACAGATGAGACTACTGGTACAGTTTCCATACGGTTACTTTTGACAACCctgctgtccgtggtgctgaagggATGGGCATTAAAATGTCCCCCTTGTGCCCATCGGAGGGCAAGTTGAAGCCAGTTCCAACTTGCTTATGAATCTATTAATCAAATCAGAGAGATTGTTTTGTGAACCTGAGAATCTTGCGATTAGGAGATGGTGGTTTCTGAATAAGGTTGGGTCAGGTTCTCTATGCAGACAGACGTGGGTGATTCAGAGGGCTCGTGGCCAGTGCTTTGGGCAGCGGCCATGACAGGCCTggtttcagcaccacggacagcaaACATTACAACATTCTATTGTATGGATGAGGCAGACAAGGCTTGATTACTTGACTGCTTctagcagacagacatgccGAAACACACAtaaccatgtacacacactaatgcacacACTCCATTACACACGCACAACGGtggacacatactcacacacactcacacagacatacacacacacaaaacaatctgTAACAAACATCTGTACTCTATAAAAGgctattgttttttttatctgcTTCCTTTTCATTAGCATTAGCTGGGAGGACAGGGCAAGCAGTAGCTTCAGATGTCTGATGCCTGACCACGTAGGCTGGCCAGAAAGGTTTATAGTGCTAAATCATTATTGATCAGACCAGAGAACCTGTCAAACAGTAAACGGGCGTTGTTCCCCGAATAAAAGAATTATAATATAAGAACATACTGATATGTCACAGACAACATTTTTACCCACTGTTATGATATTGGACTGTCAAATGACGGAGTCGGCGACAGGGAGGTTAGGATTCTACAGACATCGCCAACCTGGGTGTGTCCCGAACTGGCACATGGGAGATGTTTATTATACTGTCTTAAACCCAGATAAAAGGAGCAtggttatttgttttttttctttttaatgttGATGGTAGCCAAAAATCATCGATGTTACAGTTATAGATTGTACACATCgttttaaaaacgtttttacCTGCTACTGCAGTGTCCAAATCCAAAACATCCCTCACCCCTCGTCTGCTTTGGCTTATATTACGGATAGTAAAACATATTCAACACATATAGGGAACCATGATAAAAATAACATTTTCCTATGTGACaaaatatattaattcaagACAAGGATTCCACTTAATATGCGTGCGTTTTTTTCCATGACTAATCAAATTCTGTACAGAAACAGATCGTGCCAGGAACCGGTGAATGGGCGAACGGGCGTGAAATATGTCACAGCCACTCAGCAAATTAGCGGAACCAGCGAGAACTAACACCTAAGAAGAAGGAATGGCCTTCAATTTGCCATATCATGTTCAGCAACTGAGTACCAACCCTTAATGTGCCCTTATTAAAGACTCGACTTACCACTCTGCTCTCCTAAAAATACCAGTTTAAATTTCCTCAGAGGGTTCCCCAAATCTCCTCCGGCAGACATGGTAACAGCGATAGAGCTCTATTGTATGACAATACAGGTTTTCGTATTTAGACGCAGCGGTTCTTCAACTATCCGTTTGTGCGGGGGGATCCTCCTCTGATGGGAATGCAGCTGAGAATCGTCCTGTCAATTTGGTTTGCTTGTGCGCCTGCGCGACCTcacctttttttcattttctcacCTTCATTGCGTATTCAGCATCATAGTAACATTTTATAAACGATCGAAGGATTAACTTATTTATGCACACAAACTGCGTAGCTCAACATTGTTTTATTGAAATTGGTGTTAGTTATGATTGAGTTATCCTACAAACAGTTGTTTaattcaagttttttttttaagttaatATTCTCTAAAATGCAAAAGTAAAAAATACATACAGTTTATTTTCattgtgagtaaatatttacaaTGAAATAATACAAATTATGTATCAGAGTAAAAGGATACTGTGTAAAATTGAACACATTAAACTACTATTTTGGTCCATCATTTCCCCATGTGGTGTTCCTCCAGGCCTGGTCATAGCAGATCATAGACTCAAGTTGACTCAGAGCATAGTCTCAAGTTGCCTCGGGCTCCTTCTCCAGGCTGAGCCCAGGGGTGTGCTGGGCTCTCCAGCCTGCCAGGGCAAGCAGCACAATACCCATACCCTTGTAGCCCACCTGCAGCCCAAAGTACCTGAGAAGGAAGACAGAGAACACGCATTAACGTTTAAGGAGATGTCATGAATTCTGAGAAATGAAGGGACCGAAAAGAAATGGCTTCTTTTTGTCACCAAAGCTCACCTGTTCCTAAGGATGTCGTTGTCGTAGTACCCACAGGCACCCACTTTTCTGCCACAGGCTTCTTTCCACCATACACAGGAGTAGTCAATGGCAAGCCCAAACATTGCTGGGGCAGGCAGCCAGGctggcacacacagagagatgagtTTAAAATGTGATTTAT encodes the following:
- the rab6bb gene encoding RAB6B, member RAS oncogene family b; this translates as MSAGGDLGNPLRKFKLVFLGEQSVGKTSLITRFMYDSFDNTYQATIGIDFLSKTMYLEDRTVRLQLWDTAGQERFRSLIPSYIRDSTVAVVVYDITNVNSFQQTSKWIDDVRTERGSDVIIMLVGNKTDLEEKRQITIEEGEQRAKELNVMFIETSAKTGCNVKQLFRRVAAALPGMESLDDANPEGMIDIKLDKPAEPTVPEGGCSC